The following are encoded in a window of Kitasatospora fiedleri genomic DNA:
- a CDS encoding FmdB family zinc ribbon protein, producing the protein MPTYQYQCTECGNGLEAVQKFSDDALTTCPDCQGKLRKVFSAVGVVFKGSGFYRTDSRSSSSSSVGSSSTSTSPSSSPASSGGGTSSSSTGSGSSGSSSSSSSSASSAS; encoded by the coding sequence GTGCCCACGTACCAGTACCAGTGCACCGAGTGCGGCAACGGCCTCGAGGCGGTGCAGAAGTTCAGCGACGACGCGCTGACCACGTGCCCCGACTGCCAGGGGAAGCTCCGCAAGGTCTTCTCGGCCGTGGGCGTGGTCTTCAAGGGCTCCGGCTTCTACCGCACCGACAGCCGCTCCAGCTCCAGCAGCTCGGTGGGCTCGTCGTCGACCTCGACGTCCCCGTCCTCCTCGCCTGCCTCGTCCGGCGGCGGCACCTCGTCCTCCTCGACGGGCTCCGGCAGCTCCGGCTCCAGTTCCAGCTCCAGCAGCTCCGCCTCCAGCGCGAGCTGA
- a CDS encoding MFS transporter — protein sequence MAARRPVDDTTTHGSGYGALLRTPGAWTFLLPALVARLPYAMLSLGVVLLVHDTTGSYGLAGAVAAAAAVAQALIGPQTGRLADRHGQAAVLVPAVLVHAGAVAALIVLAHAGAPDWTLFLAAAPAGAAVPQVGAMVRARWVHRLGGRPALMNTAFAFESVTDEFTFVLGPMLATGIATLVNPSVGLTAEAALTLLGGLAFAARRDTAPAPTGPAAPGHRRVSALSSPGVRLLAGAFLGLGTVFGTLQVSITAFAEDAGSGGLSGLVYGLFAAGSMVAGVLYGLVPWRSTPRRRMIACYALLVLGCSTLWAMPNLAALTAAGLFCGLAIAPTLITGYTLVETLVADGAKTEAFTWLTGAIGLGLALGSTAAGQLIDRSGPSLGFTVALAGSGLGLVALVTMRRLLAVPAPAPRTVARGGAVREEPVGAARHG from the coding sequence GTGGCGGCGCGCCGACCGGTCGACGACACCACCACCCACGGCTCCGGCTACGGGGCGCTGCTGCGCACCCCCGGCGCCTGGACCTTCCTGCTCCCGGCGCTGGTCGCCCGGCTGCCGTACGCCATGCTCAGCCTCGGCGTCGTGCTGCTGGTCCACGACACCACCGGCTCCTACGGCCTGGCCGGCGCGGTCGCCGCGGCCGCCGCCGTCGCGCAGGCCCTGATCGGCCCGCAGACCGGGCGGCTCGCCGACCGCCACGGCCAGGCCGCGGTGCTGGTCCCGGCCGTGCTGGTGCACGCCGGGGCGGTCGCCGCGCTGATCGTGCTGGCCCACGCCGGCGCCCCCGACTGGACGCTGTTCCTGGCCGCCGCGCCGGCCGGTGCGGCGGTGCCGCAGGTAGGCGCGATGGTCCGGGCCCGCTGGGTGCACCGGCTGGGCGGGCGGCCGGCCCTGATGAACACCGCCTTCGCCTTCGAGTCCGTCACCGACGAGTTCACCTTCGTCCTCGGCCCGATGCTGGCCACCGGCATCGCCACCCTGGTCAACCCGTCCGTCGGGCTCACCGCCGAGGCCGCCCTGACCCTGCTCGGCGGCCTCGCCTTCGCCGCCCGCCGGGACACCGCGCCCGCGCCCACCGGGCCCGCCGCCCCCGGCCACCGGCGGGTCTCCGCGCTCTCCTCCCCCGGCGTGCGCCTGCTGGCCGGGGCCTTCCTCGGCCTCGGCACCGTCTTCGGCACCCTCCAGGTCTCGATCACCGCCTTCGCCGAGGACGCCGGCTCCGGCGGGCTCAGCGGCCTGGTCTACGGCCTGTTCGCGGCCGGGTCGATGGTGGCCGGCGTGCTCTACGGCCTGGTCCCCTGGCGCTCCACCCCCCGGCGGCGGATGATCGCCTGCTACGCGCTGCTGGTGCTCGGCTGCTCCACCCTGTGGGCGATGCCCAACCTGGCCGCGCTGACCGCGGCCGGCCTGTTCTGCGGCCTGGCCATCGCGCCCACCCTGATCACCGGCTACACCCTGGTGGAGACCCTGGTCGCGGACGGCGCCAAGACCGAGGCGTTCACCTGGCTCACCGGCGCGATCGGCCTGGGCCTGGCGCTCGGCTCCACCGCCGCCGGGCAGCTGATCGACCGCTCCGGGCCCTCGCTGGGCTTCACCGTCGCCCTGGCCGGCTCCGGCCTCGGCCTGGTGGCGCTCGTCACGATGCGCCGCCTGCTCGCCGTTCCGGCCCCCGCGCCCCGTACCGTGGCCCGGGGAGGCGCGGTCCGCGAGGAGCCGGTCGGTGCGGCCCGCCACGGCTGA
- a CDS encoding potassium/proton antiporter, whose product MTVDHLNTLLLESAVILLFAVVAVRISTRSGLPSLLIYLGIGVALGQNGIGISFNNAELTQVLGYAALVVILAEGGLKTSWRSIRPVVPAAAVLATLGVAVSVFVTAAGAHWLVGLEWRTALLLGAIVSSTDAAAVFSVLRMVPLPKRLTGLLEAESGFNDAPVVILVVAFAATGELDPWYVLVGTIIVELVVGGAVGYAVGKLGAYAVRRVALPSSGLYPIAVLALIVLAYAGGSLLHASGFLATYVASVILGNSKLPHGPAVRGFADGLAWIGQIGMFVVLGLLVTPTSMGAAVVPGLVAGAVLVFVARPLSVLLTMTPFRVPWQEQALLSWAGLRGAVPIVLATIPLVSGATDAQQLFNVVFILVVVFTLLQGPTLPLVARWLRIGEGDIGQDLGIESAPLEKLHGHLLSVHLAPGSRMSGVEVSELRMPKGAAVTLVVREGSSFVPDRTTVLREGDELLVVTTDEVSEAAERRLRAVDRGGKLAGWLEHAEGPSAVSRTSRRAPSLARKPSVAGKASLAGKPSIARKKTG is encoded by the coding sequence GTGACCGTTGACCACCTGAACACCCTGCTGCTCGAGTCCGCCGTGATCCTGCTGTTCGCCGTCGTGGCGGTGCGGATCTCCACCCGCTCGGGGCTGCCCTCGCTGCTGATCTACCTCGGCATCGGCGTCGCCCTCGGCCAGAACGGCATCGGCATAAGCTTCAACAACGCCGAGCTCACCCAGGTCCTGGGCTACGCCGCCCTGGTGGTCATCCTCGCCGAGGGCGGGCTCAAGACCAGCTGGCGGTCCATCAGGCCGGTGGTCCCGGCCGCCGCCGTGCTGGCCACCCTGGGCGTCGCGGTCTCCGTGTTCGTCACGGCCGCCGGCGCGCACTGGCTGGTCGGCCTGGAGTGGCGCACCGCGCTGCTGCTCGGCGCGATCGTCTCCTCCACCGACGCCGCGGCGGTCTTCTCGGTGCTGCGGATGGTCCCGCTGCCCAAGCGGCTGACCGGCCTGCTGGAGGCCGAGTCCGGCTTCAACGACGCGCCCGTGGTGATCCTGGTGGTCGCCTTCGCCGCCACCGGCGAGCTCGACCCCTGGTACGTGCTGGTCGGCACCATCATCGTCGAGCTGGTGGTCGGCGGGGCGGTCGGCTATGCGGTCGGCAAGCTCGGCGCGTACGCGGTGCGCCGGGTCGCGCTGCCCTCCTCCGGCCTGTACCCGATCGCGGTGCTGGCGCTGATCGTGCTCGCCTACGCGGGCGGCTCGCTGCTGCACGCCTCCGGCTTCCTCGCCACCTACGTCGCCTCGGTGATCCTCGGCAACTCCAAGCTGCCGCACGGCCCCGCGGTGCGCGGCTTCGCCGACGGGCTGGCCTGGATCGGACAGATCGGCATGTTCGTGGTGCTCGGCCTGCTGGTGACGCCCACCAGCATGGGCGCGGCGGTCGTGCCGGGCCTGGTGGCCGGCGCGGTGCTGGTGTTCGTCGCCCGGCCGCTGTCGGTGCTGCTGACCATGACGCCGTTCCGGGTCCCCTGGCAGGAGCAGGCGCTGCTGTCCTGGGCCGGGCTGCGCGGCGCGGTGCCGATCGTGCTCGCCACCATCCCGCTGGTGTCCGGCGCGACCGACGCCCAGCAGCTGTTCAACGTGGTCTTCATCCTGGTCGTGGTCTTCACCCTGCTCCAGGGCCCGACCCTGCCGCTGGTCGCCAGGTGGCTGCGGATCGGCGAGGGCGACATCGGCCAGGACCTGGGCATCGAGTCCGCCCCGCTGGAGAAGCTGCACGGCCACCTGCTCTCCGTCCACCTCGCCCCCGGCTCCCGGATGTCCGGCGTCGAGGTCTCCGAGCTGCGGATGCCCAAGGGCGCCGCCGTCACCCTGGTGGTCCGCGAGGGCTCCAGCTTCGTGCCGGACCGGACGACGGTGCTGCGCGAGGGCGACGAACTGCTGGTGGTCACCACCGACGAGGTCTCCGAGGCCGCCGAGCGCCGGCTGCGCGCCGTCGACCGCGGCGGCAAGCTCGCCGGGTGGCTGGAGCACGCGGAAGGCCCGTCCGCCGTTTCGCGGACGTCCCGCCGGGCGCCCTCCCTCGCCAGGAAGCCTTCCGTCGCCGGGAAGGCTTCTCTCGCCGGGAAGCCTTCCATCGCCAGGAAGAAGACCGGCTGA
- a CDS encoding penicillin acylase family protein, giving the protein MPRSKKFRRARLIMILLAVLLVAGLVGGGWWAVDTVRSSFPQVSGTVKVAGMSAPVDVVRDDKGVPQLYADTDADLFRAQGYVQAQDRFWEMDVRRHITSGRLSEMFGSSSVEQDTFLRTMGWREVAEKEWNEVLSEETKRNLTAYTEGVNAWLAEHPGGAGASLEYALLGTVNSGYRPEKWDPIDSVAWLKAMAWSLSGNMQEEIDRSLLAQDFTAEQIDQLYPGYPYDRNGTIVKTGKVSADGTYTPGAGDTVPPPAGGSAPAESSQARAATQALLSGLSQQVGALPQLLGPQGQGIGSNSWVVAGAHTTTGLPMLANDPHLGPGMPSIWYQMGLHCRTVSATCGYDAAGYTFAGMPGVVIGHNKDIAWGFTNLGADVTDLYLEKVTGPDTYLYDGKDVKFTVRKETIKVAGGEDRTITVRTTQDGMPLISDQSSEEQKVGRYAPAGNAAPDRAAGYAVALRWTALVPGHTMDAVFAIDRATDFTSFRAAAKDFAVPAQNLIYADTKGNIGYQAPGLIPVRGKKNDGRYPSPGWDPAYAWNTAFLPFKSLPYAYNPPEGYIVTANQAVVDQSYKPTLTTDWEYGTRAKEITDQIQAKLKNGGKVSLDDMQSMQLDNTSVMAKELVPLLLKVKIDDPYVREAQDLLKDWNYHQDADSAAAAYYNGVWRALLTLAFGQKFPADLRVEGDCLLVRQKRDNTLPDDALGGAAQAVTECGTREPAQAQPDGGDRWMEVVRQQLATPDSPWWDYIDSDHQQQHGLGNLLAEALKDARQDLTSRLSKDISTWSWGRLHQLTLQEPTLGSDDSSIASGVVHKLLNRGPYKLSGGSAAVDATGWNAAAGYDVDWIPSMRMVVDLSDFDASRWINVGGASGHAFHLHYNDQTDLWASGQLLPWAYTKDAVAKAGKDTLTLTN; this is encoded by the coding sequence ATGCCCCGCTCGAAGAAGTTCCGGCGCGCACGTCTGATCATGATCCTGCTCGCCGTGCTGCTGGTGGCGGGTCTGGTAGGCGGCGGCTGGTGGGCGGTGGACACCGTCCGGTCCTCCTTCCCGCAGGTCAGCGGCACCGTCAAGGTGGCCGGCATGTCCGCGCCGGTGGACGTGGTCCGCGACGACAAGGGCGTCCCGCAGCTGTACGCCGACACCGACGCCGACCTGTTCCGCGCCCAGGGCTACGTGCAGGCCCAGGACCGGTTCTGGGAGATGGACGTCCGCCGGCACATCACCTCCGGCCGGCTCTCCGAGATGTTCGGCTCCTCCTCGGTCGAGCAGGACACCTTCCTGCGCACCATGGGCTGGCGCGAGGTCGCCGAGAAGGAGTGGAACGAGGTCCTCTCCGAGGAGACCAAGCGCAACCTGACCGCCTACACCGAGGGCGTCAACGCCTGGCTCGCCGAGCACCCCGGCGGGGCCGGCGCCTCGTTGGAGTACGCGCTGCTCGGCACGGTCAACTCCGGCTACCGGCCCGAGAAGTGGGACCCGATCGACTCGGTGGCCTGGCTCAAGGCGATGGCCTGGAGCCTGTCCGGCAACATGCAGGAGGAGATCGACCGCTCGCTGCTCGCCCAGGACTTCACCGCCGAGCAGATCGACCAGCTCTACCCCGGGTACCCGTACGACCGCAACGGCACCATCGTGAAGACCGGCAAGGTCTCCGCCGACGGCACCTACACCCCCGGCGCCGGCGACACCGTGCCCCCGCCGGCCGGCGGCTCCGCCCCGGCCGAGAGCTCCCAGGCCCGGGCCGCCACCCAGGCGCTGCTGAGCGGCCTGTCCCAGCAGGTCGGCGCGCTGCCGCAGTTGCTCGGCCCGCAGGGCCAGGGCATCGGCTCCAACTCCTGGGTGGTGGCCGGCGCCCACACCACCACCGGCCTGCCGATGCTCGCCAACGACCCGCACCTCGGCCCCGGCATGCCGTCCATCTGGTACCAGATGGGCCTGCACTGCCGCACCGTCTCCGCCACCTGCGGCTACGACGCGGCCGGCTACACCTTCGCCGGCATGCCCGGCGTGGTCATCGGCCACAACAAGGACATCGCCTGGGGCTTCACCAACCTCGGCGCCGACGTCACCGACCTGTACCTGGAGAAGGTCACCGGCCCCGACACCTACCTCTACGACGGCAAGGACGTGAAGTTCACCGTCCGCAAGGAGACCATCAAGGTGGCCGGGGGCGAGGACCGCACCATCACCGTCCGCACCACCCAGGACGGCATGCCGCTGATCTCCGACCAGTCCTCCGAGGAGCAGAAGGTCGGCCGGTACGCCCCGGCCGGCAACGCCGCCCCCGACCGGGCGGCCGGCTACGCCGTCGCGCTGCGCTGGACCGCGCTCGTCCCCGGCCACACCATGGACGCCGTCTTCGCGATCGACCGGGCCACCGACTTCACGTCCTTCCGGGCCGCCGCCAAGGACTTCGCCGTCCCCGCGCAGAACCTGATCTACGCCGACACCAAGGGCAACATCGGCTACCAGGCCCCCGGCCTGATCCCGGTCCGCGGCAAGAAGAACGACGGCCGCTACCCCTCGCCCGGCTGGGACCCCGCGTACGCCTGGAACACCGCCTTCCTCCCGTTCAAGTCGCTGCCCTACGCGTACAACCCGCCCGAGGGCTACATCGTCACGGCCAACCAGGCCGTCGTCGACCAGAGCTACAAGCCGACGCTCACCACCGACTGGGAGTACGGCACCCGCGCCAAGGAGATCACCGACCAGATCCAGGCCAAGCTCAAGAACGGCGGCAAGGTCTCGCTGGACGACATGCAGTCCATGCAGCTCGACAACACCAGCGTGATGGCCAAGGAGCTCGTCCCGCTGCTGCTCAAGGTCAAGATCGACGACCCGTACGTGCGCGAGGCCCAGGACCTGCTCAAGGACTGGAACTACCACCAGGACGCCGACTCCGCCGCCGCCGCCTACTACAACGGCGTCTGGCGGGCCCTGCTCACCCTCGCCTTCGGCCAGAAGTTCCCCGCCGACCTCCGGGTCGAGGGCGACTGCCTGCTGGTGCGCCAGAAGCGCGACAACACCCTGCCCGACGACGCCCTCGGCGGCGCCGCGCAGGCCGTCACCGAGTGCGGCACCCGCGAGCCCGCGCAGGCCCAGCCGGACGGCGGCGACCGCTGGATGGAGGTCGTCCGCCAGCAGCTCGCCACCCCCGACTCGCCCTGGTGGGACTACATCGACTCCGACCACCAGCAGCAGCACGGGCTCGGCAACCTGCTCGCCGAAGCGCTCAAGGACGCCCGCCAGGACCTCACCTCGCGCCTCAGCAAGGACATCTCCACCTGGAGTTGGGGCCGCCTGCACCAGCTCACCCTCCAGGAGCCCACCCTCGGCAGCGACGACTCCTCGATCGCCTCCGGCGTCGTCCACAAGCTGCTCAACCGGGGCCCCTACAAGCTCTCCGGCGGCAGCGCCGCCGTCGACGCCACCGGCTGGAACGCCGCCGCCGGCTACGACGTCGACTGGATTCCCTCCATGCGGATGGTCGTCGACCTCAGCGACTTCGACGCCTCCCGCTGGATCAACGTCGGCGGCGCCTCCGGCCACGCCTTCCACCTCCACTACAACGACCAGACCGACCTGTGGGCCTCCGGCCAACTCCTGCCCTGGGCCTACACCAAGGACGCGGTCGCCAAGGCGGGCAAGGACACCCTCACCCTGACCAACTAG
- a CDS encoding 5-formyltetrahydrofolate cyclo-ligase — protein sequence MTADRLSNDKAALRSRLLAERRALDAAERTAAAGALARHAAALVPPGGTVAAYVSVGAEPGTRPLLAALAGAGVRVLLPVLLPDNDLDWAPYEGEDRLSPAGRGLLEPTAPRLGPDAVLGADVVLLPGLAVDPRGTRLGRGGGSYDRVLARLTRAGARPLLATLLYPGELLPALPAEPHDLPVHAVVTPEGVTRF from the coding sequence GTGACTGCGGATCGGTTGTCCAACGACAAGGCGGCGCTGAGGTCACGCCTGCTGGCCGAACGACGGGCGCTCGACGCGGCCGAACGCACCGCCGCGGCCGGGGCGCTGGCCCGGCACGCCGCCGCGCTGGTGCCGCCGGGCGGCACCGTCGCGGCGTACGTCTCGGTCGGCGCGGAGCCCGGCACCCGCCCGCTGCTGGCCGCGCTCGCCGGGGCGGGCGTCCGGGTCCTGCTGCCGGTGCTGCTGCCGGACAACGACCTGGACTGGGCGCCGTACGAGGGCGAGGACCGCCTCTCCCCCGCCGGCCGCGGCCTGCTCGAACCCACCGCGCCCCGGCTCGGCCCGGACGCCGTCCTGGGCGCCGACGTGGTCCTGCTGCCCGGCCTGGCCGTCGACCCGCGCGGCACCCGGCTCGGCCGGGGCGGCGGCTCCTACGACCGGGTCCTGGCCCGCCTGACCCGGGCCGGGGCCCGCCCGCTTCTGGCCACCCTGCTCTACCCGGGCGAGCTGCTCCCGGCCCTCCCGGCCGAACCCCACGACCTGCCGGTGCACGCGGTGGTGACGCCGGAGGGCGTGACGCGCTTCTAG